From Candidatus Dormiibacterota bacterium:
TCGCAACCGATGGGGCGCAGAAGGACTGGATCGGCAAGGTCCTGGACCCGGAGGTCATGCGCCAGAAGGATCCCAAGGCCCGCTCCCTGGTCCGCGAGATCAAGCGCGCGGTCGCGGCCGACACCAGTGTCCTGGATGCGCTGCGGCGCTTCGGGACCCGGAATGAGCGCGGCGTGGCGGCGCTGTCGTTCCCCGGTCTCGACCGCGTGGCGCACGTCTTCCTGCGTTACGCGCGTCCCGCCGACTTCGGCAATGTCGGCGCGCGTGACGTCGATCTCTACGGACCTGTCCTGGAGCGCTACTACAGGCGGATCGACGGCATCGTGGAGAGCGCCCTGCGGGCGGAGGCGGAGTCCACCCTCGTCCTCGTGACCGCGACCCACGGGATCGAGCCGGCGCCGCCCCTGCACAGGCTGCGGGACGAAATCCTGGGTGGTGAGCACCTCTCCGGTGTTCACGAGGACACCCCCGCCGGCTTCCTGTTCGCCCACGGGGTCGTGGTGTCGCGCGGGCGAGTGTTCGGCAAGGGTTCGATCGCGGACGTCACGCCCACGGTCCTGTACGCGCTCGGGCTGCCGGTAGCGCGCGACACACACGGCAGCATCCTGGCGGGTCTGTTCAGCGAGGCCTACACCGCCGCCCACCCGGTCACCGTCATCGGGAGCTACGACATGGATCAGTGACGTCCAGGGCTGAAAGACCTCCCCAGGCCGATGTAACGGCCCGGCGCCCGCAAGCGCCGCTCGTGCCCAGGGAGCGGGCACGGGCGGTGCCGGTTGCGGAGACTCGCGGTTGACACGACGGCCGGGGTCGGGTATTCTTCTTTGGCCTCGGCGATACGACGCGCTTTTAATCCGGTCCGGGAGGCCGGGAAGGTGGCGGCAGTGGTGGCCCTGGAAAACAGAACCCTGCAGCACGAAACCCGCGAGTTCGCGGGATTTTTTTTGCCCGGAGGAGCGTGAACGAGACGAAGAGCCTGAGCGTCCTGGACGCCGACAAGATCGACCGCACCCTGACCCGCATCGCGCACGAGATCGTCGAGCGCCACCGCGAAGTCGGGCGACTGGTGCTCGTCGGTATCCGCACGCGCGGCGTTCCCCTGGCCCGCAGGCTCCAGGGGAAGGTGCAGGGGATCGAAGGGAAGGAGCTCCCCCTCGGGATCCTGGACATCAATCTCTACCGCGACGACATCACCTCGGTGGGGCCTTCCGCGATCCTCAAGGAGACGATCATCCACTTCCCGATCGACGAGCGGCGGGTCATCCTGGTCGATGACGTGCTGTTCACCGGACGGACGGTGCGCGCGGCGCTCGACGGTCTGATGGACTTCGGCCGGCCGAAGAGCATCGAGCTGGCGGTCCTGGTCGACCGGGGACACCGCGAGCTGCCGATCCGGGCCGACTATGTCGGCAAGAACGTCCCGACGAGTCTCGACGAGATGGTGCAGGTCCTCCTGAAGGAGGAGGACGGCCGCGACGAGGTCCTGCTTGTGAAACGGCCGGAGAAGAAGGCGAGCCGCAAGGGCCCGGGCCGGGAGCCGGCGCGGGCGGCGAGGTGAAGGAGATGATTGAAGGCGGCCGGTTGCAGACGGCGGGACGCAAGGCCGCGGCCGGCGGCGCGCGCCGGCCGGCGCCGGCGCGGCGGCCCGCGGCGACGGCCGCCGTTCCCGCGCCGGATGAGACGGTCGCCCCCGCGAACGAGCCCGCCAGGCCTCTCGTAGCGCTGAAGCACAAGCACCTCCTCGGCATGGACGGATTGACCGCCGACGAGATCACTCTGATCCTCGACACGGCGCGCTCGTTCGTCGAGGTCTCGACCCGCTCGATCAAGAAGGTCCCGACGCTGCGCGGCAGGACCATCGTCAATTTCTTCATGGAGCCGTCGACGCGCACGCGCTCGTCGTTCGAGATCGCCGAGAAGCGGCTGTCGGCCGACACGCTCAACTTCTCGCCGTTCCAGTCGAGCGTGGTGAAGGGGGAGAGCCTCCTCGACACGGCGCGCAACCTGGAGGCGATGGCGCCGGACATGATCGTCATCCGTCACAAGGCCTCCGGCGCGCCGCACTTCCTGGCGCGCCACTGCCGCTCGAACATCGTCAACGCCGGGGACGGCTGGCACGAGCACCCGACCCAGGCCCTCCTCGACGCCTTCACGATCCGCGAGAGGAAGGGACGACTGAAGGGGTTGCGGGTCGCGATCATCGGCGACCTGATGCACAGCCGCGTCCTGCGCAGCAATATCTTCCTGCTGAAGACCGTGGGGGCGGATGTCGTGGTCTGCGGGCCGCCGACGCTCACGCCGGTGGAGCTGCCGAGGCTCGGTGTCGGCGTGACGTACCGGATCGACGAGGCCGTCGAGGGGGCCGAC
This genomic window contains:
- the pyrR gene encoding bifunctional pyr operon transcriptional regulator/uracil phosphoribosyltransferase PyrR, producing the protein MNETKSLSVLDADKIDRTLTRIAHEIVERHREVGRLVLVGIRTRGVPLARRLQGKVQGIEGKELPLGILDINLYRDDITSVGPSAILKETIIHFPIDERRVILVDDVLFTGRTVRAALDGLMDFGRPKSIELAVLVDRGHRELPIRADYVGKNVPTSLDEMVQVLLKEEDGRDEVLLVKRPEKKASRKGPGREPARAAR
- a CDS encoding aspartate carbamoyltransferase catalytic subunit — encoded protein: MIEGGRLQTAGRKAAAGGARRPAPARRPAATAAVPAPDETVAPANEPARPLVALKHKHLLGMDGLTADEITLILDTARSFVEVSTRSIKKVPTLRGRTIVNFFMEPSTRTRSSFEIAEKRLSADTLNFSPFQSSVVKGESLLDTARNLEAMAPDMIVIRHKASGAPHFLARHCRSNIVNAGDGWHEHPTQALLDAFTIRERKGRLKGLRVAIIGDLMHSRVLRSNIFLLKTVGADVVVCGPPTLTPVELPRLGVGVTYRIDEAVEGADVIMMLRIQRERQQGGAFPSTREYYNLFGLTAERARRARPDVIIMHPGPMNRGVEIDSAVADGPYSVILEQVTNGVAVRMAVLYLLAGGTLGELAD